A window of the Bdellovibrio sp. ZAP7 genome harbors these coding sequences:
- a CDS encoding chorismate mutase, translating into MKTIASLRQEIDQVHKELHALLLRRRELTMAVWEIKQQEGQPFFNAAREDQILQDFLNMDGKQGQDPQFDELLKGVMSSVLREYEKYLRFHYDK; encoded by the coding sequence ATGAAAACAATTGCCAGTCTTCGCCAGGAAATCGATCAGGTCCATAAAGAGCTACATGCACTGTTATTGCGACGTCGTGAATTGACCATGGCGGTTTGGGAGATCAAACAGCAAGAAGGGCAGCCATTCTTTAATGCCGCTCGTGAGGATCAAATTCTTCAGGACTTCTTAAATATGGATGGCAAGCAAGGACAAGATCCACAATTTGATGAGCTTTTAAAAGGAGTGATGAGTTCGGTCCTCCGAGAGTACGAGAAATATTTAAGATTTCATTACGATAAATAA
- a CDS encoding methyl-accepting chemotaxis protein, which translates to MTIGSKLVSLGIGMSLVSVCVAAFAYWGQARTQDKYENVARGVLDDVITTDSVFLGFKQVRISIRTLGLEGITPAQEEQAIKETMAAIQDVDTELAKFERSNLLPGEKELVTPLLSRWKEFKGIGGNILNFQKMGTAEGRKNMTAIFYKECPESAQAFMNAAITLRAFLTHQQKVWVEDARETAKANNVMLMVISAVGIFLGLAVSIGFSSKLSKDLLNVSDDLAQGSSQVSSASEQIAQTAATLSEASSKQAASLEETVATVEELTSMVRLNMDNAKQAAALAGSTRDIAIKGEQEIKTLISSIQSITADSKKIAEITTVIDDIAFQTNLLALNAAVEAARAGEQGKGFAVVAEAVRNLAQRSSESAKGITTLISESVEKIERSSQQATIGGSVLAEIVLSVRKVSEINDEIAHASEEQSSGIVQIGQVMNQLDQVTQQNAASSEEAAASAEELSAQSKSLMSGVGNLTGMVSGKQHGVSVQVAA; encoded by the coding sequence ATGACTATTGGAAGTAAATTGGTGAGTCTAGGAATCGGGATGAGTTTGGTGTCTGTATGTGTGGCTGCCTTTGCTTATTGGGGGCAGGCTCGTACCCAAGACAAATACGAGAATGTCGCACGGGGGGTTTTAGATGATGTCATTACCACGGACTCAGTCTTTTTGGGCTTTAAGCAAGTTCGAATTTCTATCAGGACTTTAGGCCTTGAAGGCATTACCCCAGCCCAGGAAGAACAGGCCATCAAAGAAACGATGGCCGCCATCCAGGATGTCGACACCGAATTAGCAAAGTTTGAAAGATCTAATCTTCTTCCGGGAGAGAAAGAACTTGTGACTCCGCTTTTATCAAGATGGAAGGAATTTAAAGGCATTGGCGGTAACATTTTAAATTTTCAAAAGATGGGAACGGCAGAAGGCCGCAAGAATATGACGGCGATTTTCTATAAAGAATGTCCCGAAAGCGCACAAGCGTTTATGAATGCGGCGATTACGCTAAGGGCTTTTTTAACTCATCAACAGAAAGTATGGGTAGAAGACGCGCGCGAAACGGCAAAGGCAAACAATGTTATGCTCATGGTTATTTCGGCTGTGGGAATTTTTCTGGGCCTTGCAGTAAGTATTGGTTTCTCGTCTAAACTTTCTAAAGATCTTTTAAACGTCAGCGATGACCTTGCACAGGGCTCTTCGCAAGTTTCTTCCGCTTCGGAACAAATCGCACAAACTGCAGCGACCTTATCGGAAGCTTCAAGTAAGCAGGCCGCATCTTTAGAAGAGACAGTTGCAACAGTTGAGGAATTAACATCCATGGTGCGTTTAAACATGGATAATGCGAAGCAAGCGGCAGCCCTGGCTGGTTCGACCAGAGATATTGCAATCAAGGGCGAGCAAGAAATTAAAACTTTGATTTCCTCTATTCAAAGTATTACCGCGGACTCTAAGAAGATCGCGGAAATTACAACGGTCATTGATGATATTGCATTCCAAACGAACCTTTTGGCGTTGAACGCCGCAGTCGAGGCCGCTCGCGCGGGAGAGCAAGGGAAGGGATTCGCTGTTGTGGCGGAGGCGGTTCGTAATTTGGCACAAAGGAGTTCTGAATCTGCTAAAGGAATCACGACACTTATCAGTGAAAGCGTTGAAAAAATCGAGCGCAGTTCTCAACAGGCTACAATCGGGGGCAGTGTCTTGGCCGAAATCGTGTTGTCAGTACGGAAGGTTTCGGAAATTAACGATGAGATCGCACATGCAAGTGAAGAGCAGTCTTCTGGTATCGTGCAAATAGGTCAAGTGATGAACCAGTTAGATCAAGTGACTCAACAGAATGCGGCTTCCTCGGAAGAAGCTGCTGCTTCTGCCGAAGAATTGTCTGCTCAATCAAAATCGTTGATGAGTGGAGTCGGCAATTTGACGGGTATGGTATCGGGTAAACAGCACGGCGTCAGCGTTCAAGTTGCGGCCTAA
- a CDS encoding U32 family peptidase — protein MRKWPNLVKRPMQKTDLKRPELLLPVGTKDMALAAIHNGADAIFMGVPGFNARGRSHDFQIEEVKDIIDTCHLHGVKVNLAFNILIFQNELRGAVEVLQKILPLKPDAFIVQDLGLIRLIRQMAPEQRIHGSTQMSVTNAEAITWLDDLGIQRFVLARENSLKEIHSIKQNTTKEIEVFVHGALCVSYSGQCFTSEGIGGRSANRGQCAQSCRFTYEMHVDGEKRDLGGKSFLVSPQDLCGINEVPSLLEAGVDCFKVEGRLKTPEYVATAARSFDEAITSAQNSQSLQNPILLKKQMATAFSRGFYSGWFHGVNHQELVEGTFSAHRGFEFGKVIKVNPTSLEVEITEDKAQQGLKADFIQAGDGILWVYKDRHGQDAEKGGFVFAVKSLSPRRFSLEFSRDIAMEGFYNGARVFYNHDKDLKKDVSLSVEDKQRKKRLPVNVRAEASLGQPLKVQYSDGKYTVVGTSENICEPAKNKGLNSLDLREELFALMGSPFRGEGFEAELDSTTPLFLPNKQVKELRQKLVKELTDLRIQNGAAPAITPDAQVMEWIGSKKITARTAEGLKLNLLLRDKGQVEDVANAVKNGELQASDINLAILDFEFGLDFEPSLNVLRSENVKVGVATTRILKPNEQRNIKHLLNLNPDAILARNLGAVQYLQANNYKGQILGDFSLNVANHLTAQYLLDKGLSSVCLGYDLNHVQVSELIQAGQAERFEVTAYQYMPSFHMEHCVFAAFLSKGTSFKDCGKPCEKHDVKLKDQFGNWHQIKPDQECRNTMYNGKSQSAARYVKEWESHGLGFVRYEALKERGAELITKIKAHLDFIQGKTDLDSLIKDLGNVESYGLSESHFGREKEYQSRKK, from the coding sequence ATGCGAAAATGGCCAAATCTGGTAAAACGCCCCATGCAAAAAACAGATTTGAAACGCCCAGAACTGCTTCTTCCAGTTGGTACTAAGGATATGGCTTTGGCCGCTATCCATAACGGTGCAGATGCTATTTTTATGGGCGTGCCGGGATTTAATGCCCGCGGCAGAAGTCACGACTTTCAAATCGAAGAAGTTAAGGACATCATCGATACTTGCCACCTTCATGGCGTAAAGGTGAACCTGGCTTTCAATATCCTGATTTTTCAGAACGAGCTTCGTGGAGCCGTTGAAGTTTTGCAAAAAATCCTTCCGCTCAAACCAGATGCTTTCATCGTTCAAGACTTGGGTTTGATCCGTTTGATTCGTCAAATGGCTCCAGAGCAACGCATCCATGGTTCGACACAAATGAGCGTCACTAATGCTGAAGCCATCACGTGGCTTGACGACTTGGGGATTCAACGTTTTGTTCTAGCCCGCGAAAACTCTCTTAAAGAAATTCACTCCATCAAACAAAACACGACGAAAGAAATTGAAGTGTTCGTGCATGGCGCCTTGTGCGTAAGCTACTCTGGGCAATGCTTTACTTCTGAAGGTATCGGTGGCCGTTCTGCCAATCGTGGGCAATGCGCGCAAAGCTGTCGCTTTACTTACGAAATGCATGTCGATGGTGAAAAGCGTGATCTGGGCGGCAAGTCCTTTCTGGTTTCTCCACAAGACCTTTGCGGCATCAACGAAGTTCCAAGCTTGCTTGAAGCGGGCGTTGATTGCTTCAAAGTTGAAGGCCGTCTAAAAACTCCAGAATACGTGGCAACGGCTGCTCGCAGCTTTGATGAAGCAATCACGTCGGCGCAAAACAGCCAGTCTTTGCAAAATCCAATTTTGCTTAAAAAACAAATGGCCACAGCTTTCTCCCGTGGTTTCTACAGCGGTTGGTTTCATGGTGTGAATCACCAGGAACTGGTTGAAGGTACGTTCAGCGCTCATCGCGGTTTTGAATTCGGTAAAGTCATAAAAGTGAACCCGACTTCTTTAGAAGTTGAAATCACTGAAGACAAAGCTCAACAAGGTCTTAAAGCTGACTTCATCCAGGCCGGTGACGGTATCTTGTGGGTTTATAAAGATCGCCATGGTCAAGACGCTGAAAAAGGCGGCTTTGTGTTCGCAGTTAAGTCCCTTTCCCCTCGCCGTTTTTCTTTAGAGTTTTCAAGAGACATCGCGATGGAAGGTTTCTATAACGGCGCTCGTGTGTTCTATAACCATGACAAAGATCTTAAGAAAGACGTCTCTTTGAGTGTTGAAGACAAGCAAAGAAAAAAACGCCTGCCCGTGAATGTGCGCGCGGAAGCCTCTTTGGGTCAGCCTTTGAAAGTTCAATATTCTGATGGCAAGTACACAGTGGTCGGAACTTCCGAAAACATCTGTGAGCCAGCAAAAAACAAGGGCTTAAACTCCCTGGATTTGCGCGAAGAGCTTTTTGCGCTGATGGGAAGCCCTTTCCGTGGCGAAGGTTTTGAAGCCGAATTGGATTCAACCACACCCCTGTTCTTGCCAAACAAACAAGTGAAAGAACTTCGCCAAAAGCTAGTCAAAGAATTGACTGACTTGCGCATTCAAAATGGTGCAGCTCCAGCCATCACTCCTGACGCTCAAGTTATGGAGTGGATTGGCAGCAAAAAAATCACCGCTCGCACTGCAGAAGGCCTTAAGCTGAACTTGCTTCTGCGTGACAAGGGTCAGGTTGAGGACGTTGCGAACGCTGTTAAGAATGGCGAACTGCAGGCCTCGGATATCAACCTTGCGATCTTGGATTTTGAATTTGGTTTGGATTTCGAACCTAGCTTGAATGTATTAAGATCTGAAAACGTCAAAGTCGGCGTTGCCACCACTCGAATCTTAAAACCCAACGAACAACGCAACATCAAACACCTGTTGAACCTAAACCCTGACGCCATCCTGGCCCGCAACTTGGGTGCTGTTCAATACTTGCAAGCCAATAACTACAAAGGTCAAATCCTGGGTGATTTCAGCTTGAACGTTGCCAATCATTTGACAGCGCAATACTTGCTCGACAAGGGCCTTTCCAGTGTGTGCTTGGGTTACGACCTTAACCATGTACAGGTCAGCGAATTGATTCAAGCGGGTCAAGCTGAGCGTTTTGAAGTAACTGCTTACCAATACATGCCAAGCTTCCACATGGAGCACTGTGTATTTGCAGCATTCCTAAGCAAGGGTACGAGCTTTAAGGACTGCGGTAAGCCTTGTGAAAAGCACGATGTGAAATTGAAAGACCAATTCGGTAACTGGCACCAAATCAAGCCGGATCAAGAGTGCCGTAATACGATGTACAACGGTAAATCTCAATCAGCTGCTCGTTACGTTAAAGAGTGGGAATCTCACGGTCTGGGCTTTGTTCGTTACGAAGCCTTGAAAGAGCGCGGTGCTGAATTGATCACTAAAATCAAAGCACACCTTGATTTCATCCAAGGAAAAACGGATCTGGATTCTTTGATTAAAGACCTGGGCAACGTTGAAAGCTATGGTCTTTCTGAAAGCCACTTCGGCAGAGAAAAAGAATACCAAAGTCGCAAAAAATAG